Genomic segment of Globicephala melas chromosome 7, mGloMel1.2, whole genome shotgun sequence:
GACATGTGCGGCCCAAAGGATCTAATGCAGGACTGGGACTCAGGTCAGATGCCACCGAGAACTCCCCAATCGTGAAGGTGCTGAGGCCCCAGGACCACAGCAGATCGGGCTCTGTAATCTTGCCTCCTGCAGCACTGAGTGAAAGCGGACAGAACAGTACGTGCTGTTCCCTCTCCAGGCATGCCCGGCCCCACCCGCTGCCCATCTAATTCCCAGGCCCCTTCAGGGCTCTGATGTCTCTCAGTCCAGCATCCCACAACACTGACCGACCACTTGGCTGTCCTAGGCACTGAGTTCATCTGCCCTGCACTGTCCGCCAACCCAGGTCCTCTGATCTAAGTTCACTACCCAGTGATAATATCCTTAAGGGTTGAGTCTGCGACTTTTCCTCCTGGAACACCCCCCACCCAGCCTCACCTATCcgccctccccactccccgcccACGGCTAGCACCTTGTCAGGCCCAGCAACCTGAATGACTTGAACTGGCCATGCACACTGACACCACTCCTCAACCTGAAATAAAGTGGGCTTAAATCCAAAGGAAGTAGTCTGACACCCAGAAAGGactttcataaaaatagaaaacgaGGTAGCCTCAGCCACTGCCACCTCCCGAAAGGCGCTCTCAGCTGCACCTTCTTTAGGGCTCTGGGTTCcacagaaggggcaagggagtgggggagggctgTGGCACTTAAAAGCATCTCTTTTtactgcgggggtgggggtggggagggtgaccGTTGTAGACGGGAAATGGCCTCAGAAGACTCCTGATGGCTTTTAAGCCTTTTGAGCTGGGAGACTCTTTTTCTCTGAGATTCAAGAATAATTTGCCTTCTCCACAGGATCCTGATCAGGAAAATGCCATGGGAGGATGGCATTTAGATGACGCTAAAGACAAATTTCAATGACTTCGTGAGTTGGCCCATCTGGTGTGTGCCCGGGAATTTGGCCCCTGCCCTGAGGCCAGGGCCATTTAAAATGCTTCCACCAGAGCAGCCAACACGCGAGAAGAGACTGCACACTGGTTGAGAGCCCAAGCTCCAGGCTAGGAATGGGAAGGGTCACTGCTCGCCCCACCCGGCCCCAGGGCCCGCAGGCTCCCTACCAGGTCTCACGGCCAACACAGCAGCACAGCTGGCCTGGCCCAGCTCGTTGGTGGCAGTAGCTGTATAGCTCCCTGAGTCGGCTGCCCGGGCCTCGCGCAGCAGCAGGGTGTGCCGCTCGCCTTCGGCCCGAATGAGAAGGCGGCCATCACTGCGCAGCGAGGACCCATCCTTCTGCCAGGACACTGTGCGGAAGCAGCGGGATAACTAGGTTGCCGTTGCCCAAAGGGGCCCACTAGGGCTCGCCCCACCCCACACAGAGCCCACGGCACTCCTCTCCCACCCTAGGGAAACCCGAGGAATGCCCCTCAGTCACAGAAGCCCaggcctgccctcccctctctcaAGGGATTCTGGAGAAGctcccctaacacacacacagaggagtcCAGCCAGCCCCATGGAGCAGATGATCTCCCCTCTTCACCCACCCTACCCCGCCCTctgaggactggggtggggggtagggaggggggatctcccctccctctctcaatCTTAGCCTGGCCCCAGGCCTAGAGCTCaccttggggtggggggttggcgGTGACAATACATTTGAGCAGCACATCCGCCCCCGGGGCCACCACCGCGTTCTGCAGGGGGATCTCAAAGGCTGGAGCCTCCAGGGGCTCCTCTCCAGCAGACACATAGGAGTCATCCGAAGACTCTGCCGGAGACATGGGTGACAGGGTAAGGGGACACGGTCCCTGTGGGGATGACTCAGGGGGAGAGAGGGCAAACCCAGAGAGAGGGGCTTCTAGAAGGCAAGGGTTAGGGAGCAAAGGGTCTCTCTCCTGAATGTCCTgagacaggaaagaaaggaagacagaagggagtTCTTAAACGGGACAGGGTGGCCTGTACTCTACAGTGGTTTGGCTGCTCAATTTCAGCCACAGTTAGAGTGCTGGTTTCTGGAGGAAGACAGGGACTGTGCTGTGTACGTCTTTACACAAATCAGTCATCAGGGATGGCAGATCAGGCCCTGTGTAAGGTGCTCTCAGGGGCACAAGACTTCACGAGCTTCCAAACAGACAGAAGACAAACCAACAGCAAACCAAGACTTGAGCAATGACAGTGTCACAGGGCAACACGTGATGAACTATCAAACTAGTGATGCCACTGGATTCAAAAGAGGGAGTGGCAGGTGCTTCCGGTAGCCATCTGAGAGGACTCATGAAGATCAGCTTAGACTGTGTTCATTCATCAAACAGTAACACTGCACTTACTGCTTACTCTGTACAGGTACCAGGGACACAACAGGaaataagacacagtccctgcttaTAGGAAGCTTGTACACACAAAGAGATCATAAAACTCCACTGTtgtggatttctttgggtatTTTCTAATTCTAACATTCTATAAGCTAGATTAAAGCACAGCGTATGTAGCCAAAAGAACAGAGAGGATCCCAATTACGCTGTTTTCTGGCTAcataaccttgggcaaattagataagctctgtgcctcagttctatCTATAAGATAGAGCTGATAAATAACGCCCAACATCTTGCAGAGCtaacatacatattaaaataaagtaacacCCCTAAGTGCCCAGTTAACACAATGCCTGGGACATGGCTGTGGATATGCAACAATGTGGCTAGCAGGACCATGAACAGATTCCTAATCATCTCTAAAGATTTTGAGACAGtaatactaaaatgaaaaataacgtgattaaaaaaaaaaccaaccagggGTGGTATAGGCACTGAAAGAGACACTGACAGGGCGTCCTAGGAGCAGAGGGTGGAGGTATCTGGCCTGAGAAAGCAGCTGAGGTGGGAGCGAGCGAAGGACGGCTTCCTCTATCTCGCTCCAGGAATGGCCCCAAGTTGATGTTCAGTTAGGCAGAGTTAGGGGCAGCAGGGGCATTCTGGCTATTGGCCACCACCCACGGGAAGACTGAGAGACAACACACAGTCAGCTCAGCCATGCAGGGACTCAAAGATGGGAGAGAGGAGGCGGCTAGAAGGCAGGCTGGGTCAGATCTCAACAGCTATGATGGGTCAGGAGATGGTGCCGGGATGGGAAGGTAAATATTGAGAACTGATTGGCCCAAAGCTCACCTGTAATAGGGACATGACCAATTATTTATTGAGACGGGCTTCTGTCTCTTCCCCCacagaggggtgggggggtggaggggctCCTTAGGTTCCCACAGTACCTCCCCCCACCATTAGGTCCACCGTTAGGGCCAGCAGGCCACTGGACTCAGGGGGCCTATAGCAAACACTGGGCACCAGGTCTCTACTCACACCTCGGCTCCGCCCAGCCTCCAACAAAACACTCTCACACTGCGTCACCAGCGGGCAGGTTAGACACAAGGGGCCTTCACAATCCCTCATTCAAACTCGAACCTGGGTCCATGCCTACCCTGCGACACCGCACCCTTGCAGCTGCCTAGCAGCCTCGCTCTTCCCAGACACGCTTCCACCCAGGTCTCAGCACCTCTTCTACCCTCCCCGAGGCCTTACCGAGCTCAGGCGAGGTGGGCCGGGCCCGGCGACCTCTGCCCTGGCTGCGGGCCCCTCGGCGGTCCCAGGCCCCCCAAGGGCCGTCCTCCTCCGGCCCTCTGCGCAGCCTCTTCTCGGCCTCAGGCCCCGCCCTGTTCTTCTCCAAGGTCTGGGGCACAGCAGCGCCCTCCTGGCCCGGCGTGGCCCAGGGCAGGAAGCGCACGGCCTGTGGCGGGGGCTCCCGCTTCCGACCCGGGGGCGCTTTCGTCCTGGTCTCGGGGAGATCGGCGGCCGGGGACGGCACGGGGCTCCGGCACTCCTGGATGGCTCTGCCCCGGGTCAGCGGGAACTGGTCCCGGCGCCTAACCTCCTGCTGCGGGCCTTCCCCCGGCTCCGTCCTGCCCGCTGGCCCGCGGCTCCGGGGCCTCCCTGGCTCATCCCCGGGCTTCCCCGCGACACTGGGAGGGGGCGGCTGGGCGGCGTCGGGGCTCAAGGCCCGCGGGGTCTTGGGGATGGAGGGCTGGGAGAAGAGTGGCGGCTCGCCGGGCTCTCGAGGGGACGGAGCGCGCTGCAACGTGGCGCGCAGGGACTTGTGCGAGCGCACCAGCTCCTCCCGCGACGCGGAGCGGCGGATGCGGCCCAGCTCCTGGGCGAGGCGCAGCTCGACGTCAGAGGCCTGGCTGCGCTGCCGCGTGCGCTCGTCCAGGGAGGCTGCCTTCTGCCGGAACAGGCGTCGCTGCTCGGCCACGCTGCCCGCCGGCGCTCGCAGCTCCTCCTGCGAGGCCCCGGGCGTGCCCCACGGCCCGCCGCCCTCGGACTTGGGCTGCTCTAGCGAGCGGGCCTTGCGCAGGGGCACCCAGGGCCGCAGGGGCGCCGGCGGTGAGTCGCTGCGCTCCAGGCTGCGCCGGCGCTCCTCGAAGAACTGCAGCTTGTCCAGGATGCGGGAGCCGGCGCGCACCAGCCTCGGCGAGCGGCCCAGCGCCGACTGGCGGCCTGAGGCCTCGCTCAGGGGCGTCTGGGGCCGGGACTCCGCTGTGCCCGCTAGCGAGGGCCCCGAAGACTTGGACTTTTTCCCTCGCTTCTCTTCGGCTGTGGCGTCCTCGGGCGGCACCGGCTCCCGGGTGCGCCGGTGGGGTGGTTGCggggggcctgggggctgggctccGGGTCCCGGTGGGGGCCGCTTACCCACCCGAGGGGACGGTGGGCGCAGCAGCGCGGATTTGGAGGGAGGCGGGAGGGCCGGGCGACTGGGGGCTTCGCTGGCCGGCTGAGGCTGAAGGTCAGGCTCCTCCCTGTGCAATCCGCTCTGAGGGAGACTGCTGCAGGACCAAGACGAAGAGGGGCAGAAGATTCAGGGGCCTCCCCTCCTAGACCTTCAGGTCGTGACAGGAATCGGGTGGTGGGCATGCTGGGAAGGCTTGGGGGTGACATgggccagcccctcctccccccccccccaagaggAAGGCACAGCCAGAGCAGGTGCTGGGGAGAGGCTGGCAGCTCTGGCACCGGAAGATTGGGCTGGTGGCTGGGTCCAGGTACAGACTCAGTCCCAGGGGCTCtggccagccccctccccccagccccagaagCTGGGAGACAGCAGAAACAGAACTGAGTAGTGGGAGAGAAAAGAATGAGGCTTAGGACCCGAAGGATGAAGTGGGTGAGGGAAGGCAGGAGGGCTGAATGGGGAGGGGCCCCCTCAGGAATGCAGCCTCCCACTCATTCCTGCCCCCAGCTGGCccccacagccctgcccatcCTCAGCAGGACACACCCCCTTCACCGAGCCCCTGGAAGAACAGGCATAAGCTTTCCAGGAGCAATGCCCTTATCCCTGAGATTGCCTAGCACCTCCTCAGACCTGAGCCCCTCAGCAGTGCTAACAGCAGGTGGCAGGCAGTTGGGGTCCCTGGAGTGGGAAACCCAGGTTCCTGTTCCCTTTGATAAATCTGCCCCCAGTACAGGGCTTTGACTCTGTCCTGTCCCTGGGAAAGTTACCTTGAGCCCTTGGAAACCCCCCTAAGAAACACAGAAAGTCGCCGGAGGGGTATGCTCCGGAATAACTCAGCTCCCGAATAACTATTGCGTGGCCCTGAACAGTGGGtgtgggagaagaggaggagggaaggagctgGTCAGCCCAGAGTGCCCCTCTCACCTGCAGAGCTTTGATGCCCAAgagctgggcttcagtttcccccaTCTGGACTCTTAGGGGCACATCAAGCATAGAAATTAGCAAGAAAAGGAATCTGAGATATTAGCGTCATACCTAACACATAAGAGACAGCTTAAGGAAaacttatggggacttccctggtggcgcagtggttaagaatccacctgccaatgcagggggcacgggttcaagccctggtccaggaagatcccacatgccgcagagcaacaaagcctgtgcgccacaactactgagcctgtgctgtagagcctgcgagtcacaactactgaagcccgcgcacctagagcccgtgctccgcaacaagagaagccaccacagttagaagcctgcgcaccgcaaggaagactagcccccactcgccgccaactagagaaagcccgtgtgcagcaacgaagacccaacgcagccaaaaataaataaataaatttacaaaacaaacaaacaaaaaaacttatgaAGTGGCTCCCTGAGTACTTGTCATGTGTCAGGCATGTACTGAATGCTTAAAATGCACtgagtcatttaatcctcacaacagtcctttGCGACAGgactgttattatctccatttacagatgaagaaacaggcttaAAGAGGTGAGGTGCCTTACTTAGgtgacacagctagtaaatggttgGTGCTAGGTTGaaacccaggtagtctggctTCTGAGCCCTTGTTCCCTGCAAAATGGGATTTTGGCAGCACAGAAGGGAGGAGAAATAGTACGGTACTGGCCAAGAGCAGAAGTTCTAGGGATGGCCGAGTGTTTTAAACTACCCGGGTCAGCCACCTACACTGCAGACCTCACCTCTGATGGGGGGCGGGGATGCAATCCAGAGTGCCCTAGGGAGCAGAACCTCAGCCAGCCACCTACAGGGAGGCAGAGTCTACTCTGGGGGAGGGACAACAAAGTCCCTGAGGAATGGCCTCTGGGAACTGGGTGAGGCATGGAGAGAAATTGGGGACAGCAGAGGAGGCCTGTTGCCGGCAGTTTCGAGCTCTAGGCCAGCCTCTGTACCACAGATATCACTAAGGAAATGGGTTCCTCCGAAGTTGCCATAGCAACTCCAGGCACAGGCTGGGGCCTGGCAAAGAAAGGCAGGGAAGGAAAAGGCAAGTCCAGGGCACGGGAGTGCCTGGCTAACGCCAACCAGATAAAGCAAGGGCGCCTCCCCTGCGCCTGCCCGAGACCTCTCCCCTGCCTACCACTAGCAAGCTCAGCCACTCTCACAGACGCCTCCCCCCACCAGGCCCCTTCTTTCTCCTCCGTGATGGTACCTCCCCCCCACACCCATACCCATCACGAATCAGGCCCCCCATCGGCTCCCCAAATGCCCCCTAATACCTCTCTCATCAGCCACTCCCCTCTTCTACCATAGCACTCCCTCCTGTATCTGCCGGCCTCAAATCTCCAAAAATGGCTGCAATGCCTTCAACACCTCTGCTCCTCACCGCCCGCCTACCAGGACAACCTTCACCCCACCCTTGGGCGTCTCCCGCAAGATCCTCACATGCCGCCACCTCCATCACTCCAGCCCTCTGCCTCCACCCTAGGCCCCCGCCATCGCCGCCattcctccctgccccagccccctgcctTCCACGCACCTCACATCCCCCTGCTTTCCCAGGCCCCTGGCCCCAACTACCCCCTGACCGCCTCGCTCGCTTCTGTCTCCTGGTTGTGTTCTTTTGCTCCCTCCTGCTCTCCCGGGAGCTGCCGTGCGGAAAGGTTCAGTTCCTCCCAGAAAAAGGCCCACATGGGAACAGGAATGTGCAGAGAGATGAAAAGGCAGCAGCTGCTGAGACAGCAGGCACGGAGGGGGCCCCTGGTGGGGGGGGATCCTGGGGACAACTGGAGCCTGAATGGGCGAGGCAGGAGAGGGCCCCCGGGAGAGTGGAGATTTTGGAGGAGACGAGGAAGGCAGAGAGGGGTCCACGAGACCATGGAGATGGCACAGTGAGCCAGGACAGGTGGCAGCAGGAGGGTGTGGGTGGTGACGGCACAGGAGGAGGATGGAGCCGTGTGGGAAGACAAGAGTGGGTGGCTGGGGCCAGGAGTGGAAgcagttggggtggggggggtggagaAGTGCACAGAGGGATGGATGGtgcaggggatgggggggtggaggCTGACGAGCAGTGAGGGGCAGTGCAGGATGGCATGGTAAGGTGGGACAGTGCGGGCCCAGGTGAGGCCATTACTTACACGTGGATCGAGAGCGCCCGTCCTCTGTACAGGCTGAATGCGCTGCCGTACAGGTCACTGGCCACCGAAAGGCTATCCTCTGACCCCCAGCTTGCGCCCACCAGATTAGCTCGAGACGCCCGTACCAGCGGCTCCACCCCCAGGTGCCGTGGCCCGGCCCCGGTTGCCTGTGCTTGCCTTGGGCTGCCCAGGTGGCGGCGGGTGCCACCCCTGCTGCCCGCTTCCTGTTCCAGGACCGTCTGCCCGCTGCCCCACCAGCTCACTTGCTCCTCTGAGGTGCCTGTCACGGAGGTCGGGGGTGTGTCCAGGGAGGTGCCCACCAGGGTGTCGGAGCCGCCTAGAGAAAGGAGCACAGTAAAGCGAGGCACCTCTTGTGGGAAGGCCGCCTGCCGGCTCTGTGAGCGCCCCAGAGAGCTCACCCGTTGGGGTGCTGAAGGCCCCGTCATCCCGAAGCTCCAGGCGCTGGGTCCCCTGCACGTCGCTGATGTCATCCTCGCCCGTCTCCGAGTCTGGAGCAGAAGGGGTCTGTGTGGGCAGGGCTCCCTCCCTCCGACTCCAACTCTTCCCTCTGTcacctcctgcctcccccacAGGAGGCTCCGTATCGCCACCAGCAGGGCTTCCAGCATCTATCTCTTCCCCCCCTTTTCTCCCCACATCCCGCTGCCCATCCTGAGAGGCGCAGGGTGACCCCTCCCATGCCAGTCCTCTGGCTCCATCTCTGGGGCCCTGGCTCCTCACCCTTGCCTCCCTGGTGGTGCCCTCAAAGCTACCTACAGTCCCCCCTCCCGGCCACTTAGGGGACTGCGGGCTgcagcccctctccctcctcccctgccagtGATAACTTAAGTTCCTGTGCAGCCCCCCAAATAATAAGGTCCTAGGTTCCAAGGCTCTAAATTCTGGGTCCTGGCACCCCAGGAACAAAGGGGAGTCACCTCAGAGTCGTACTGTCAGGGCACTCGACCAACCGCAGGGCGAGCCTGTCCTCCACCCCAAACCAGCCGGAACACATCAGGGTGCAGCTGAGGCAGGGTGAGGAGAGGCCGGGGTCGCGCAGGGAAGTGGGGAAGTGGAGGGCTAGGGCAGGAGCCAGTTTCCTACCGTAACTTTGCTTTCTGCAGGAGCGGAAAACTTCGCTTCCATAGGAGCAGcaggagagagacatggacagaCTGTTATCAGAGGGTTTGTGGGGCAGGGCACGGTGGGCAGGCAGGACAGAGGGGCCATGAGGCTACCCAGTGCCCAGAGCTGCCCTGTTGGgatggaagtggggggagggagacaccTGGGATGGGCAAAGCATCTCTCATCCACTGACTGCCTGCAGGCTCCACGGGGCCCCGCACTGGGGAGCCCATGTGCTTCGGCGGATTCTTCGACTAACTACCCAAGCGACCTGGCATCCTTGGCACTTTCACTGGTGCTCCcactggccacacacacacacggacacacatacacacacctactTGTGCTCGGCCCAGCCACAGACCCAGGCCCCCCATTAAGGGTCAGGCCCACCCTCTATTACAATATCTGCATTGTGCATCTGCACGTGACCTCTCCTTTCAAACCAACCTCCCCATCTGTTCTGCATCATGATGTGACAGACACCCTCTTCCCGATCTCTCTCTTCTACTGCTGAATGGTCCTCAGAAATGTAGTCAGGCTAGGAGCAAAGTTTCCTGGGCACATTTTTTAACTTCCCCAAATTCTATCaggttctgtgcctcagtttctccccgGGTGCCACGACAAGCAGGAGCCGTGTACTGGTTATAGGAGCATGGCACTGAACTCATCCCCACAGGGCCCACAGATGGAGAACAGTAAGCCCAGGCCCATGATGGGGTGTGCCAGCTAACCCCTCACCCCCATTGCTAGGCCCTCTCTCAGCTGCAAGGGGCCTTCTTGGGTGAGTGGGTGAGTGTGGGCATGTGGGGGGTCCCGCATCTCATGGGCCATCTTCAAGGCCTGGGTGCCTCATGAAGGGACATGAACCGAGAGGAGGAGTGCTCATGGGTTACAGCAGGCAGCTCATGGTCCACGCACCATGGGTGAGTCGGCCAAAGGCCCGGCGGGAGTGGCCGgttttctgaaagagaaaagccAGAATGAGTTGTTGAGGGGAAGGCTTGCTCCTGACCTCCCTATACGTCTTGACCAAACCTCTATATCAAACAGAAAGTCATTCCAGGGGCCAATGTGGGTGGGGGAAGTGGAAGAGACCCCGGGCAGCTAGCTTCCCCCGTATGGAATGTCTCCACTCTTCCTTGCCTGTCAGCCCTCCCGGCTGGAGCTCCAGCATGCCTCTGGGGAGGagcggggaggaaggagagaggactAAGGGCCAAAGGCTGGACAGAGGACTGGGGACCTGAGCGACACCCCCCAGAGACAGAGGTTGACTGATGTGAAGGAAGAGACTGAGGTGGGTGGGGGGAACATGCTTGGATGACTGAGAGATGGAGGGACCAGGACACAGATTTCTGCTGGGGCAAGGACAGACATCTGGGATAGGTGTCAAGAGGGCAAGGGAGGGTGATGAAGGGGCAGAGGGCAAGATCTCCCAAAGGGCCGGAGCCTCACGAAAGCAGAAAGGAGGCCCGGGTCCGCGGAGGACGGGGCAGGGTTTGGGGAATGCATTGAGCTCAGCGCAGATCCCTGCGCGGTGCTTTCAGGAGCACCGGAAGATGGAAGGCTCCGgagttgggggctggggagagccAGGCGGGGGCCAGGGGTTGGACAGAGACGAGAGGCGGCACAGAAGCCCGTGGGCGCTCCACGCCGAGGGCTGCTGCGGGGGCCTCCCCGGTGGTCGCGGGGGTCGCGGGCGCTGAAGGGGTCTGCGCTTGGGCGATGGGAGGGGCCTGACGCAGGCTGGGGAGCCCCCCGGAGCGCGCCCGGCCCGCGGCCCTGGGGACCGGGGTTGGGCAGGCGCGGCTCCGGCGCCCCCTCCCCGGGCCCGGCCGCGGCGACCCGCCCTCCCTCCGGGGCGCCCagcccttcctgccccctccctgcgcCGCCCGCCCCCAGAGCCCTCACCTGGAAACGCTTCTTCACCCACAGCTTCTtcatggcgggggagggggccgggCCGGCGGCCGGGCGAGGAGGGgacgggcgggggcggggcggagtcggaggcggggccgggggcgAGGCGGGGAGCAGGCAGGGAGCGGGCGGGGGCCGGCGCCGGTGGCGGAAGGAGCCTCGGGGCCGCGGGAGCCCAGACGGGGGGaaggcggcagcggcggcggcggcggcggccggagcCGGCCCTTCCCCCGCCAGCCCGCACCCCCCCCCACCGGACGCCCCTTCCCTCGCCTGCTCCCCTGCGTCCCCTGGGGCGACGATCACCTGACTCGcggcccccccgccccgcatcggcacttggggaaactgaggcacagaaaggggtGCAGTGGCCCCTAGGAGAGTTCGGGCCACTCTCTCATTGGCCGTCCAACGCGGCGTCcacaccacccccacccgccTCCTGCGGGGCTGCTCCGGAAGGTCAGCCGCATCTCCACTGGCTCACTCCACAAACATGCGCACGCGTCCGCCTTTCTAGGCAGTACCCAACACGCCGCAGGGCAGTGGCGCCGGGCGGGGGCGCTCAGATCATACACAGGGCAAGGATCCTCGTAGTGACATGCACCCAGAATGCGAACCCCCCCAGGCTGCTTAGGAAAGCCAGAGAGGGCCCTCGAGTTCCATGATGATAGGTACTTTGTGCATCTtggcgcgcgcacgcgcgcgcacacacacacacacacacacacacacacacacacacacgagctaAGGTGCCCAGAGATGCTCCTATTATTCACACATATAACCCACCTTCTCATTCACAGGTGAGCACACTCACCAAATTTTCTTTGTCCTCCTCTTATTTGGTACCATGCATATGTTGCCTACACAAAACTACCCGCCCCAACAATCATTATAACTAAGTTTCttaagcatttattaaatgccagGCACTTTATAAACGTTACCTTATTGACAACAAGATGGTGAGCTTGAAACCCTTATGAACATGTAACTGACTCCATTTAACTGGTAAGtgactaaggctcagagaagtcctATCACTTAGCCAAAGCCACACAGGTTCTGTGCCTCCATGGGTCCCCAGATCCAAATTCCCACCCCAGCCTGCACAAGTAATGCCAATCTGGTTTCTGAGATGTGACTACTAAGTCATCATCATTAATGCTGACAGCATGCTTAGTATGTACTGAGCAATGTCCTAGGCACTTGATataaataaactcatttaatctgtgcacggaggcacagagaagttacttgcccaaggtcacagagccggTAACTGGGAGACCAGGATTCTAACCCAGGCACTGTGACTGAGTTACTGACCACTGTCCCATAAAGCCTCATGTGCTGATTGGTCAGTGGGACGcctaactttttttctttaaagcatgGGTCCAAAATAAATACAGAGCCAACTGATGAGTTTTGTTCAGCCTGCCCAATATTTTGCACGGCAAACACGCTCAAATTCAGCTGCTGACAACTGCAGCTCGCTCCTTTTCAGTTTCTACTTGGCTCCTGAAGTTATTTGAGTTTGTGGCCCTTTAAAGTTTTAGGTCATGTCTTGTACAATCTCAGTGCCTACAGGTGGTTCTGTTTCCCAGACCCCCAGAAGCAGAGGTTGCGCCTACAGACACACGCACAGGACGTGCAATGAGAGGGTACATGTGCATGTCCACATCAGTTGCAACCAGAGGACCCTGGACTCACACAGGCGctttccctgcccacccccaaacacacccacTCACAGATGGGGGAGCTGAGTGAGGAGAGGGAGTAACTTGAGCCCCTGTTGCCCAGGAGAATCCGAGGGGCTGGCACATTCCATAGCAAAAATAACCAATGGGCAGCAGGCGTGAGTGACGGGACAGCTGGGCCGAGGAGAGGCCCATGAGATTCTGGGTTCTTGCTCTGGGCCTGCACTGCTCACCGACACAGGCCAGCCTGGGGCATGCTCTCGGGGCCCCAGCTGGCCCCAGAATgtcccatttccctccaaggcTGGGCAGCTGGGCTCCCCCGCCATTTCCCCAAACCAGACTTCCAACTTCTGCCCCGCCAGCATTTCTCCTCAACCAGAGAAAACCCGTCGTCATGCCGTGCCTCATCTCTCACACAGACCCTCCTCTGAGCCAGACCCccactcccctctctctcctgccttgCTTCggtcttctcccttccttcctcctgcttaCCCAGCTCTGTATTTCTGACATACTATagcattttcacatatttattgtttattgcaTATAAGCTGTGTCCCCTCCCTAGAATGTCATCTCTAGGAGGACAAGAATTTTGGTcttccccctcccgcccccccacTTATAAATCtcaagcacctagcacagtgactggcacacgGTGGGCACTCAATACACATGGGAAGGGACGACAGAG
This window contains:
- the SPEG gene encoding striated muscle preferentially expressed protein kinase isoform X9 — protein: MKKLWVKKRFQKTGHSRRAFGRLTHVFRSCRKQSYDSETGEDDISDVQGTQRLELRDDGAFSTPTGGSDTLVGTSLDTPPTSVTGTSEEQVSWWGSGQTVLEQEAGSRGGTRRHLGSPRQAQATGAGPRHLGVEPLVRASRANLVGASWGSEDSLSVASDLYGSAFSLYRGRALSIHVSLPQSGLHREEPDLQPQPASEAPSRPALPPPSKSALLRPPSPRVGKRPPPGPGAQPPGPPQPPHRRTREPVPPEDATAEEKRGKKSKSSGPSLAGTAESRPQTPLSEASGRQSALGRSPRLVRAGSRILDKLQFFEERRRSLERSDSPPAPLRPWVPLRKARSLEQPKSEGGGPWGTPGASQEELRAPAGSVAEQRRLFRQKAASLDERTRQRSQASDVELRLAQELGRIRRSASREELVRSHKSLRATLQRAPSPREPGEPPLFSQPSIPKTPRALSPDAAQPPPPSVAGKPGDEPGRPRSRGPAGRTEPGEGPQQEVRRRDQFPLTRGRAIQECRSPVPSPAADLPETRTKAPPGRKREPPPQAVRFLPWATPGQEGAAVPQTLEKNRAGPEAEKRLRRGPEEDGPWGAWDRRGARSQGRGRRARPTSPELESSDDSYVSAGEEPLEAPAFEIPLQNAVVAPGADVLLKCIVTANPPPQVSWQKDGSSLRSDGRLLIRAEGERHTLLLREARAADSGSYTATATNELGQASCAAVLAVRPGGSTSPFSSPITSDEEYLSPPEEFPEPGETWPRAPTMKLSPGQNRRSSDTGSKAPPTFKVSLMDQSVREGQDVTMSICVQGEPKPVVSWLRNRQPVRPDQRRFAEEAEGGLCQLRILAAERGDAGFYTCKAVNEYGARQCEARLEVRGE